The sequence CGCTTACGATGGATTATATGAGGCTCATGGATGATCCTGGGCCGGTTTTGTTGCCAAGGGTTGTCGGAATGGCGCTTGTTGTTTGTGGTGTTGCTTTAACAGTAGGTGGATTAAAAGCAAAGAAAAAAACGGAGCCGAAAGACGACTCGCCTGAGGCGAAAATCCGGCAAAAGAAAATGTATATGATGTTAGGAAGTTTGTTTTTATACGCCGTCGCTTTTTCGACGTTAGGATACGTATTAAGCACGTTCCTTTTTTTAGCTGCCACGACTTTATACTTGTCGAGTAAGCGAACGAAAAAGCATGTTGTTCAAGTAACAGTGGCATCACTGCTTATTACTTTTTCAATCTATTGGATATTTACCGAATATCTAGATGTTTTATTACCAGACGGATTTTTTCGATGAAGGGGGACGAAATCAATGGATGTTTTACTTGCGAGCATAACTGACGTGTTCACCCCTTTTGTCGTTCTATTAATGGTACTAGGGGTATTCTTAGGCCTTATATTTGGCACAGTGCCTGGCTTAACCTCGACGATGGCAATGGCCTTGTTCGTGCCGTTTACGTTCCAATTAGAACCGATACAAGGAATTAGTTTTCTTGTCTGCTTGCATTTAGGCGGCGTTTCTGGTGGGCTCGTTGCTTCTACACTTTTAGGAATACCTGGAACGCCCTCATCGATCGCTACAACGTTCGATGCGTACCCAATGGCGAAAAACGGCGAACCAGTAAGAGCACTTGGCATTGGCATTGTTGCCTCGCTTGTTGGCGGTTTGCTAAGCTTTATTGCTTTAACCACTATTTCTCCCCTCATTTCGAGGTTTGCGGTACAGATGGGGCCATTTGAGTTTTTTGCTTTAATCTTTTTCGCTCTCTCCTTGCTTGCCGTCCTTGCCCAAGGCAGCATGTTGAAAGGGATTACCGCTGGCTTTATTGGTTTAGCAATTGGCATGGTAGGGTTCGCGCCAATTGATGGGCTGCAGCGCTATACGTTTGGCGTGTTAGAGCTAAAAGGCGGCATCAGCTTGTTGCCGCTTATCATGGGCTTATTCGCTATCGCTCAACTTTTAGCGGAAATAAAGGCGGGCGATGAGCGAAAGGAAATGAACTTTTCTGTGAAAGGCATTGGCATTAAGGTGGCCGAAATATTCCAAAATAAGTGGAATATGCTACGCTCGTCATTCATTGGAATTGCATTTGGGATTTTGCCAGGATTAGGGAGCGGCACATCAAACCTTGTTGCTTATGCACAAACGAAGCAAGCGTCAAAAAACCGTGACAAGTTTGGGAAAGGGGCACCTGAAGGCATTTATGCGTCTGAATCAGCGAACACAGCAGCTGTTGGTGGATCGCTTATTCCGATGCTGACTCTCGGTATACCTGGCGATACGGTAACAGCGATTTTGCTCGGTGGCTTTATGATCCACGGCATTCAGCCTGGCCCGCTGTTTTTTGCGGAGAACCGCGAAATTGTCAATGTCGTCTTTATCGCTTTCTTCGTTGCGATCTTTCTCGTTCTGTTGTTTCAAGTGTTCGCGATGCGCTTTTTTACACGTGTGTTGATGATTCCAAAGGAATATTTATTCCCCATTATTCTTGTCTTATGTTTTGTCGGCGCCTTTGCCACCAACTCTTCTGTTTTCGACATTGGCGTCATGCTCTTCTTTGGTGTTATTGGCTACATCTTGTTAAAGGCCAAGTTTCCGATTGCTCCGCTCATTTTAGGCTTTATTCTCGGGCCTCTTCTGGAAACATATTTGCGGAGAGCGCTCATGTCGACTGGCAATGTGGCCGACTTTTTTACAAAACCATTTTCGGCGATTTTTATTTTAATTGGAATCGGCTGCGTCCTATTTACGTTTATCAATGAAACACGCTCAACCAAGAAAGACTCGAAATCAGCAAGTATGTAAGAAGTTGACATCCAGGCAATAGAAGCGGCTGAAACTGTAGTTTTCCTTAAGGTTTGGCATTTTATAAAAGCCA is a genomic window of Shouchella clausii containing:
- a CDS encoding tripartite tricarboxylate transporter TctB family protein: MSKLDCWIGMGTLLVGAYMILETLTMDYMRLMDDPGPVLLPRVVGMALVVCGVALTVGGLKAKKKTEPKDDSPEAKIRQKKMYMMLGSLFLYAVAFSTLGYVLSTFLFLAATTLYLSSKRTKKHVVQVTVASLLITFSIYWIFTEYLDVLLPDGFFR
- a CDS encoding tripartite tricarboxylate transporter permease, which codes for MDVLLASITDVFTPFVVLLMVLGVFLGLIFGTVPGLTSTMAMALFVPFTFQLEPIQGISFLVCLHLGGVSGGLVASTLLGIPGTPSSIATTFDAYPMAKNGEPVRALGIGIVASLVGGLLSFIALTTISPLISRFAVQMGPFEFFALIFFALSLLAVLAQGSMLKGITAGFIGLAIGMVGFAPIDGLQRYTFGVLELKGGISLLPLIMGLFAIAQLLAEIKAGDERKEMNFSVKGIGIKVAEIFQNKWNMLRSSFIGIAFGILPGLGSGTSNLVAYAQTKQASKNRDKFGKGAPEGIYASESANTAAVGGSLIPMLTLGIPGDTVTAILLGGFMIHGIQPGPLFFAENREIVNVVFIAFFVAIFLVLLFQVFAMRFFTRVLMIPKEYLFPIILVLCFVGAFATNSSVFDIGVMLFFGVIGYILLKAKFPIAPLILGFILGPLLETYLRRALMSTGNVADFFTKPFSAIFILIGIGCVLFTFINETRSTKKDSKSASM